The sequence CAGGACAAGCGCCTGCTGGCCTGGGTCCGGGCGGTGGCCGACACCAACGACGTCTTCCTCTACACCGGCTACCCCGACGCCGCGCTCGGCGCGGACAACCGGCAGGAACGCACCAACGCGTCGGGCCTGTTCGATCCCGACGGGCGGTTGATCGACCGCTACGCGAAGCATCACCTGCTGCCGTTCGGCGAACGCATGCCCTTCCAGCGGTGGTTGCCGCAGCTGGGCAAGCTGGACCTCGGGCAAGCCGAGTGGACCCCGGGGCGCTCGCCGCAGCCGATGACCGTGGCGCCGGACAGCCTGCGCGCGCTGCGCATCGCGGGCCTGATCTGCTACGAGTCGATCTTCCCCTCCCTGGCGCGGCAGGCGGCGCGCGACGGGGCGCAGGCCCTGGTGAACATCACCAACGACGGCTGGTTCGGGAAGACCGCCGGGCCCGTCCAGCACGCCGAGATGGCGCGCCTGCGCGCGGCCGAGACGGGGCTGCCGGTGGTGCGCTGCGCCAACAACGGCGTCAGCTTCATCACCGACGGCCGCGGCGCCGTGCGGGCCCGCGCCGGGCTCGGGGGGCGCGCCGTGGTCGCGGCCGACGTCGCTCCCGCCGACGCCTCCACGCCGTTCGTCCGCCACGGCCACGCGCCGCTGGCGGTGGTCCTGGGCGCCTGGACGCTCGCCTCGCTCGGCGCCCTCGTCGCGTCCTCGCGGCGGCGGCGCGGGAGCCCCTCGTGAGCGACCCGCTGCGCCACGCCTTCGCCCACTGCCCCCGCTGCCGCGAGCCGCTCGGGCGCGTCGGCGAGGGAGGTGTCGTCCGCCCTTCGTGTCCCGCCTGCGGGTTCGTGCAGTACCTGAATCCGTCGCCGGCCGCCGCCGCCGTGATCCGTCGCGGAGATCTCGTGTGCCTGGTGCAGAGGAAGTTCGCGCCCAAGGTCGGGGAGTGGACCCTGCCCGCCGGTTTCATCGAGTACGACGAGGCGCCGGACGAGGCCGCCCGCCGCGAGACGCGCGAGGAGACCGGCCTGGAGGTGCGCATCGACGGCCTGCTGGCCGTCCACCAGGGCGTGCTGCCGCCGGATCGCCCGGTGATCCTGATCGTCTACGCGGCCACCGAACTGGGCGGGGAGTTGCTGGCGGGGGACGACGCCGCCGCCGTCGGCTTCTGGCCCCCGGACGCGCCGCCCGGCCCGA is a genomic window of bacterium containing:
- the lnt gene encoding apolipoprotein N-acyltransferase, with product PASGRAPALRVAAVQADVSLHDKWFDATAKTTTEPYTELTAAAAREGADLVVWAETAVPAYLLQDKRLLAWVRAVADTNDVFLYTGYPDAALGADNRQERTNASGLFDPDGRLIDRYAKHHLLPFGERMPFQRWLPQLGKLDLGQAEWTPGRSPQPMTVAPDSLRALRIAGLICYESIFPSLARQAARDGAQALVNITNDGWFGKTAGPVQHAEMARLRAAETGLPVVRCANNGVSFITDGRGAVRARAGLGGRAVVAADVAPADASTPFVRHGHAPLAVVLGAWTLASLGALVASSRRRRGSPS
- a CDS encoding NUDIX hydrolase; translation: MSDPLRHAFAHCPRCREPLGRVGEGGVVRPSCPACGFVQYLNPSPAAAAVIRRGDLVCLVQRKFAPKVGEWTLPAGFIEYDEAPDEAARRETREETGLEVRIDGLLAVHQGVLPPDRPVILIVYAATELGGELLAGDDAAAVGFWPPDAPPGPIAFSSHRRVLAALAAVDREAGR